Below is a genomic region from Dyella jiangningensis.
GGGTTGTTCGTGGCGGCCTGCGCCGGTGCGGGTGGCGCCGGCGTGTTCTTGGGCATGTCGATCGGTGCGCCGGCCGGCAGTTCCAGCTCGGTGCGTCCGCTGGCCGATTCGAAGACGGCCGCGCGCGGCTTGAGTTCGACCAGGCGCCAGCTGCCATCGGGCAGCGTTTCGCCCTGGCGCACGCGCACTTCGCGGTCGCCGCTCTTGTCGTGCAGCAAGGCCATGTGCAGCGCAGGCGTGACGATGATGCCGGTGAGCTGCATGTCGCCGAGGCTGGCGCCGCCGCTGGCGGTGCGCAGGCTTGGCTTGCGATCGGGGCTGAACAATGGCTGCTGCCATACCGCCGAGAACTGGGCCAGCGGTACCGGCGCAGGAAGACCCTGGTCGTGCGTTTCAGGCAGGGGCGCGGAAGCGCGTGGCGCACCCCAATGCACGCCACGGCCCATGCCCGAAAGCAACAGCAGCAGGGCGAGACCGAACACGCCGGCGATGGCGCCGAGCACCGGGGTCAATCGGCGTTGCGCAGCGGCGTTCATGGCGCCTCCTGCGAAGCTTCACCGCCGGCCGCGCGCGGCTGGCGCACGTAGCCCGACAAGGTGAACTGCACTTCCAGCGGCGCCGTGTTCTGCTGCAAGGCCGCCACCGGATTGCGATAGATGCTGAGGTCGTCCACGAACAGGTAGGGCGTGCCCTGCTCCAGGTCGTGCAGCGTCTCGGCCAGCGGCTGCACATCGCAGCGCAGGCTGATGCTCACGGCCACCTTGCGATAGGGCTCGTCGGCTGCAGCCGGCGGGTTGGGCACCGGCATCTTCTGCGTCACGTCGCAGGCGCCGCCCGGATGCGCCGCCACCGCGTCGACCACGCGCTGCATCAGGCCGGCGGCGGCGGCGTTGGGATCGTCCTCGGGGAGGAAGGCATGGCTCGCCGCCTGCCCCGCACCCATCG
It encodes:
- a CDS encoding general secretion pathway protein GspN, which produces MNAAAQRRLTPVLGAIAGVFGLALLLLLSGMGRGVHWGAPRASAPLPETHDQGLPAPVPLAQFSAVWQQPLFSPDRKPSLRTASGGASLGDMQLTGIIVTPALHMALLHDKSGDREVRVRQGETLPDGSWRLVELKPRAAVFESASGRTELELPAGAPIDMPKNTPAPPAPAQAATNNPPSPAPAGGMQMMIGPVKPQGAPPAGANTAPDQPNSTQADRLRALREAIQKRRAQQQAANPEGAH
- the gspM gene encoding type II secretion system protein GspM; its protein translation is MKMTALKPRDSRIAAVLLLLVVLVIAYFALLHWWFVAPLRTIHGEMDDLRDTHSRFAAAIAEKPQLQQRLAAMGAGQAASHAFLPEDDPNAAAAGLMQRVVDAVAAHPGGACDVTQKMPVPNPPAAADEPYRKVAVSISLRCDVQPLAETLHDLEQGTPYLFVDDLSIYRNPVAALQQNTAPLEVQFTLSGYVRQPRAAGGEASQEAP